Genomic DNA from Paenibacillus donghaensis:
CATGACGGAATACAGTTACTCAGATCATTTGCTCCAAGATTAATTGCATGCTCTCTGGCAAAATCCTTCTTTATCCTTTTTCTATGTATTTCAATAGGCATGCCACAGTAAGCGCAACAATAATCAAAATATTCTTTGCATTTATTCCATTCTTCATTTTTAATATCGTGCTTTTTATTTTCTCTATTTAACATATATAATCTAGCCTTCATTTTTCCATTTTGAGAATTTTGCCAGAGTTTTTGATATTCAGCCCTCATTTCTTTATGTTGCCTTGAATAATCTCTTTCTCTTTTTCTAATTTGTTCCCCTTTTTCTATTCTTCTGTCTTGATGATACTTCTTCAGTTTTTGATCTCCCTCGTTATAATTTTTCTTTTGAAATTCCTTTCTGCTTTCAATAAAACAAGTCTTACACCATGAAGTTAACTTCAATTCATTGATGTTTTTCTTTTTGTTTCTATTGATTAACTTATAGAAATAATCAATTGATGCTGGGTATGAATTCTTGCATTTCGTGCATTTTCTTAATTCTTCAATCAAAATCAATTATCCTTTCTTAATTACTCTCAATATATTTCTTGACTTCCTCATATGTATGGAACATACATCCCGAATCCTGTACAATTTCTTCGCCTTCTGCATCCAAATAATCGAAATCCACATCCCAAACTTGATGTTTTTTCATTAAGTCAACCAATTCCGGTCTTTTAATCTCATGGCCTTCTTTAATCAGTTTATCTTTGTAATACAATCCTTCCCAATCATCCAAACTTACAATGATAAATTTATTTTTCATAAACATCGATCCGTTTCTGTAGTTTATTTTTACTACGCTGTTTCTTAGTCCGATTCTGAATTTTTTGCAAACGATGAATCTCATGTTGTATATCTACCGTTTCTCCCACACCTTTTAGTGCGCGCGCAATAGCTTTTCCTCCAGACTCAAATCTGTATGCCATATTATTAAAATTATCAAATAATTCATTCATATTTTTATTTGTCACAGGGATAGTGCTAATTTCTTTCTTACTAAATAGATTAAAAATGTTAAACTTCATTACAATCATCTCCTTTAATAATATTTATTTTTATAATACTCCTTACCTGAAACTTCTCTGTATGTTGCCTTGCCACATTTCAAACATCTGCTAAGTGTTTCTGACTCAAAAACCTCTTCACCGCAGCTCACGCATTTGTCTGAGTCAAAACCAATTTCATTATCAATATTCAATCTTTCACCTCTTTGAAGGAAATGCGGAATTTATCAAATTAAATCTCTTTATAAACCGCTCTAAATCTCTTACCATGCTGAATTACATTATCAAATTCATCTTCTGTTTCAATTCTTTTTGTATGACGGATGATTTCGCTTGGAGGATATGGAAATTCATATGGTGAATAAACAAACACCTCTGTTGATCCCCTCCATGAAATAAATTCAAGGCCATTATAGCCTCTCCAGAATACTTCTGATTTCATTTATTGCTCATCTCTCCTCTTTTTCTTCACTTCTTTAATCAATGTCCAACCATAGTTTGATCAAAACTCTTCTATTTCGTATCTATTTAGAGCAACTTCAACAGTCTCCTTGAAATCTTTTGCCTTATCTCTTAATTCCATTAGCTCATGATAACTGCAATCATTGTCTTGAAAGAAAATACATAGTTCTTGAAATCTTTCGAAATTGAATGTCATAAAATATCACTTCCAATCTAATAGGATATCTTTCACCTCTAACCAATTGTTTACACGATAAAATCTGTCTTCATCTCTGTTGTGTGGAGCATCAAACAATATTTTATTCCCACTAAACGACTCTAAATTTGCTGGCTTGTCGTCTATTAAGTATTCTGCTGCAATAATTGACTTATCTCTTGTGAATACGAATTTGTCGGGTGCTAGAAATGGGAAGTGTTTAAGCAACCAATTATGCTTTGGAACCACATTATTAATGTTAAATGGCGATGTAACAACATAGATGTCATATGTATTATTTAGTTCTTGTAAAACATCTTGACTATCTTTGATTACAGGAAGATTGGCAAACAGTTCTGGGTCGTCCATATAATCATATATCTTCTTGTTACATTCGGGCTTTGTGATATGGCACCAATTCCAAGCGTTGATTTCTTCGGGAGTTAATGTGTCATTGTAATCATTGTTATATCTTCTTACCCACTCAACCACCAAATCAGCAATTACATTATCCTGGTCTACTGCAATTCGTTTTTTAGCCAAAATCCTTCACCTTCTCTGAGTCGATCTCAACGGCTTGAGCAAACATAGATCTACACATAATGTGAGAGAGATGTTCGTCGCTCTTATCGCCAGCTAGATAGGCATAGGCGTGAATAATAAGATGATTGAGATGTTCTTCGATAGGGATGTCTCGCCAATTGTCTGCTCCATATTTATCTGCCCCATACTTTAGAACTTTCGTCATTTCGAACATAGCTAGAGGATCTAACAAATCAAATCTGTACAATACTTCTGACTGCTTACCTCCGAATTCATTTGTTACGGTTGGCGCATCCTTTCCTACTCCATCCACCTTCTTCATTAGTCCACTTCCTTTTTAATTATTTGAACATGCAGATTTTGTCTGCCAAAATCTAAAGCACGATCTAAATCCTCAATATAGATATCTAACTTACCTTCAGTAATCGCAGAGCCTCTATCGCTACAAACATATGTATTATCAAGTTCTTTTATTTTCACCCCTGTTCCAAATTCCATTGATTTGGGGCAAGCGATAGAACTACCTTCAACGGTACGCTTGCCGTTAGCCTGAATCCCATATCCTTTTTCGCCTTTGTGTTTTTGCGTAGATTCGTAACCATTGGTATAGGCACTCACGCTGTAGATTTCCCATTTTCCTTCTGTCTTTACGATGGATTTTGGTTGAACCTTCGCAGCTTCCTTCTCATTTTCAGTCTCAACAGTTTGAACAATTTTCCTCTCAATTGGAATAGTGTTATTTGATTCTCTAATTTCATTTGCATTTTGAATGTTTGAATGACTCAATGCAAAAGCGAACATCAGAGACAGAATGATCTCTAGCATCAGAACCTCCACATTTTAGATATAGCCCCACATTTTTTTGTGAGGCTATGTATTTTTATTATTAAAAAACTAACTATTGTTGTTCTACTTTAAACCAAACTCCAATAGAACTACCTTTACGCATTGACTCTGCGTGAATGTACGCCGCATCATATGTATCAAACTCCAAAGTCTTCTCGTGGCTACAAGCATATCCCGCAAATTTTTCTCCACCATACACTTTTACTTTATACAACTCAATCACCCCTTTAGTCTTTAAAATCATATCTATATGTAGTATTTAATAATTATTTTAACACTACATATAGACAATAAATCATGATCAAATCTGTCTTTTATGAGGTCTTAATTATTCTTTGATTTCTTCTGACTTATTGACTTCATCTTTCAGAGCATCAAGAACTACAGCCATAACCTCAACTTGTCCCTTTGCAAAATCAGTTACTTTTTTACCTTTTCCTAATTTCCCCTCAATAATTTCGTTTACAATTGTACCCTTGTCTTCACTGTGAAGTTTTTTACCAAGCTTAATAATTTCTGCTCTCAGTTTGTCATAGTCAAGATCTTCGGATTCTAATGTTTTCTGTTGCTCCTTATATGACACAGCCTTGATTCCTTCAGCTTTTTCTTGATCCTCTACAGCTTTAGAAATCGCTGCCTCTAATGCTTCTGCTGTGAATTCAGGAAGCGAAGTGACAAGATAATCGAAACGACTTCTTGCAAAGAATTCAGGCGTTTCAGCCATATATGCCGATGACTTAATTACGCTACCTTTTTCATCAACACCATTAGAACGAAGGTGGACAATAATATCTGAATTGTCAACCACAGGAGCAATGGCTCTCTTATCTCCTTTTGGGTACGCTCTACCTGTATCATCAACCACTTGATGAGCGATAAAGATAACGGTGAAGCCAGAGCTAACCATTTTATCGATTTCTTCCCAAAATGCCGTACTATACTCGCTCCATAACCCATAGCCTTTATTACCTGAAGCGATAGAATCAGCTTCATACTTGTCACACACATACTTAGTGCAGTAACGAGCTGCGGTTTCTACTTCGTCTAGGATGATTGTCTTGTACATTTCTTTCGCCTTGCCAATTGTCGCCTTGCCTGTAATTTGTTTATTGACTTTAATGAAATCCGACCAACTATTGATTGGAGCAAAAGGAACACCAGCGATAGCGTTTAATCCTTTTTCAAATGCTAGATAGAATGGCTTTGGAAACCGAGTCGATTGCTTTGTCTTCCCGAGTGCGTTTCCTCCATAAACGAGAATAACCTTTCCTTCTGTGCCTTTTGCTACTACGGAAACCTGTGGGTTAAAAATATCTAATGATGACATATGTATAAAATCTCTCCCTATAATTGATTTATTTTTTAATGGTGAGTGGTAGTTTTTATTAACCGACCACCACTCGATTTAATATTATTTTATATATTTTTACTATGTATTACTCAGAATGGCAAATCTTCATCCGAAATATCTAGAGGCTTCCCGTTATTAAATGGATTTTCTTTTTTGTGTGCATCTGGCGCAAAAGGATCTTCTTTTGGATTAACAACATGAGAATTTGACCCAAATCCAGCATTATTCGAGGATCCAGCGTTTCCATTTTTCTTTTCCTCTTTTTTCTTTTCAATTGCTACGTCACGCTTTTTAAGAGCTTCACGAATAAGTACAATGTCGTAGGCGTTTTTATCATCTTCATCATACGGTGGTGTTCCGCCTACGATAATATACTCACGAACCTCTTTGCGGTCAATTTCTTCTTGTGGATCTCCAAATCCAACTTCAACCAGTCTTTTCGTGACAATTTTTGTATTTACGATATCACCATAAACTTTAACTGTCTGACCCTTTTCATAAGTATCTTGAACATAATTAACAGACGTTGGATTTTGCACTACAAAATCAAAGGGGAAGATTTTCTTTGCGTCATCCTTTTGTTCTTGGTAGTTAACAATAAATCCTTTTAGAATCAGTCTTCCAGTTTCTTCACCATTCCGCGTCTCCGCTTTAGATCCAGCAATTGCCAATTCAAGATTAAACTTAGCTTGTGGCTCAAAAACTTCATCCGACTTAATGCGATTTACAAACTTTGCAGAAAGTTTGGGATACGATCTCCATTCGCCGTCCTGACCGACATATTCATTCTTTCCAACTTTACCATTATCGAATTTGCCAGAAGTTTCAATGCGAACTTTATCAGCATTCTCAATACCATGTACATCAATTGTCTTGTATTCGTCACGAATAGTTACTAGTGTTTTAAAAAGACCACTTACTTCTTTCTTTTGGTTCATCTTAAATGAGAATACATTTACAGTGTGAATAGACTCAGGAGACACTTGAATATCAATTTCTCCCGAAATGGCGTCCTGCCCATTGATCGGTTTTTCTTCAATCCGAATATCTTTTACAATGCCTTCGATGTGAATTGTGTTAATGCCCTCTTGTAGTGTTTTTTCGTTAGCCATTTTAATTTATCTCTCCAATTATGTATTAGTTTAGTTTTTTTAAATAAGTTAATATGTTTAGTTTATTGGACACTGCGACTCATTTCGGTGGACTTCGCATTAAAGAAATACTCTCACATCCTCTCAGAATCCGAATTTATTAACCTTATCGACTTTAGTTTCTTTTATATCATCAAATGGTGATCCATGAATCACATCCGATTCCAATTCTTCTGGCTTATATCTTCCCTGAACTAGCGAGGAAAGATTACCTCCAACAATCTCCAATTCTTTAATTGATGATCCAGCAATAACTTCGTATCCATCATCAGATAAAGTCATTGGAACATAATTTCTTATGTTTCCATGGATCTTCAATGTGGAACCAACCTGAATATTACTTTGAAAATATTCAACAAGCGCAACGGAACTTTTGTCTTTAATGTTAATCACAAACTTGTACGGGATGATGTCAAATCCATCAGAATTACGAATAATCAATTTGGTATTTACATTATATTTACTAGAAATAACTTTTTTGATATCCATAAATACTATCTCTTGAGTGAAATAAGATTCGTTCAGTAGACTTGCTTCATCTATAGAATATATCTCAGTGATGATGAAGCTTTCTTGTGTCTCGCCTTTATATTCATTGAATCTTAATGAACCCTTGATTAACACGCTTGATCCATCTTTTAAGTTGTCTCTCAGGTGCTCTGTTGCATCATAGGCTATTAACTTAATATCTTCTCTGTCTAGGCCATTGAGGTTAATTTTGACTGGTTGGAAGTACTTATAGCTCTTGTACTTGTGACTATATTTTTCATTCCAGTTAACCATGATATGATTATTCTTGTCATATCTCTTTGTCATTGGATCAACTTTAAACATTTTTATCTTGTCCGACTTATTCCCCATCATTTCAACATATACAAATGCATTACTGCTCACTCTCACGCCAAATTGTAGCCTGTTCCATTGTCCATTTTCTGTCTGTCCATCAGTGTAAGCCTTAGTATTAGATAGACCAGTAATGATTCCTTTGATTTCAAACTTACCGTATGTTGGTTGCAAACTCATTCACTAACCTACTTTATATGTATTAACTTTTAAAAACAAAAACTTCTTAATCACCACCTTCTATTGGAATATCTATAACCTCACTTACGTAAAGATATATATTCAACATGCTTTCGCATGGCGTTTTTAAAATCAATGGGTCTCATCGGACTTGAACCGATATTATCTGATTTATGAGATCAGAGCCTTAACCATTAGACGAAAGACCCATGATGCGGATGGAGGGATTTGAACCCTCATGTCTCAATGACAATGGATTTTAAGTCCATCACATATGCCAATTCCGCCACACCCGCAAGTTTCTTATTAATCTTGATGAAATTATTATTTCCTCAACCCTTAGCATGTTCCTCTGAACCTCCATACCCTTATATTACTCTAGCCCTTCCATCATGTCAACACATTTCATATATTTACTTTATAAATCCATTGAACCGAACAGTTTGTAGTCCGGTTCATATGTTTTTTTATAAATTACGTGTATAACAGGAAATCCATAAACCAAGTACTAGGCGGTAGATCACTATGTATCTCAAAAATCTTTATTGCGTTCGTCTGATTAAGTTGCGACACTTTATAGTCATTTAGTGGCTCTTGAAACAAATCTTCTAATGCCGATTTACTATCTTTATTAAAGTGAGAACAAAAATCACTTACAGTGTAAATTCTATTTAATATATCCTTATCTCTTTTTTTAGATAAATATTCATCTATTTCCCGTCTTGTCTTGGATTCACCGCACCAATTAATAATATTGCTTATATCGTCTTGATTTTTCAAAACAAAAGTAACAAAATTCCAAAACTCAAATGCAGATTTCTCAACCTTTAAGATTGGACTTAACTGATTTTTCATTACATATCCCCTTTTTGTATTTTTCTCTGTCGGCTTGCAAAATATAATAATTTATCTGTCTAAACCCTTACATATAAGTTTATACCTTGTCTTATACGTAATCAACCATAGACATGTTGCAGCGAAAGTATGTTGACCATTCCTTTATTTAGTACTTATTGCAATAATTGTGTCGTATAATGTCGATATATATAGTAAGAACGTTTGTTCCTATTTTTATAGTAATGTAAACATTTCATTTATGCAAGACAATTATCATATATGTTGGATTTAAAATTACAGCCTTCTAAATAATCCTAGGCAAGTCTTTATTACTTTCATCCTTTTATCAGCAATCGTTATCCTGTCATTTTCCTTGTCTTGCCCATAAATAAGTACGTTTAATTTACAATCTATTTCTGGATTCTTATTTAAATTTGCTATAATGCCTCTATCTGTTCTTATAAACCCCTCGTTTTTTTCTAGCAATCCATAAGACTTGTCGACAGAATTACAATCCCTATATTCTCCATTATCTGTTTTATATATCCTATAAGATCCCTCTCTTTTTGTGTATTCAGTACGAACATGCCTCAAATCTTTAATTTCTATCCATTCGGCTTCTTCTGCGAAGTCTTTTCCGTCCCACTTTAAAACCATTATAGATCTCATAAAATCTCCCTTCTTTATTATGAGAGTGCCGTGGATACTAAAACAAATGGCATCCACGGCCTAAAACTTACATCATATCCGCTGGCACATCTTCCCCATGCAGGAATGTCCAGCTTGCAACAGAAACAGTCAGCAATACAATCATTGATAATCCCATTCCTACGAACTTCATATACTTGTGATTAATCTTCATCTCTTTTCACCTCCCTTAATGGAATATGAAACAGGAGGAGTGATTGTATAAAAATTGAAGTTGATATGATAATGTCGAATATCAGGATGCATATAATTATGATTGCTACTGATATCACCTTAAAAATAAAGTGATTTTCTTTTTTAACTATTGTTTTACTTGCTATTTTTGATGGAGAATATATTAGACACATCATGATACTAACCAATAATATCACTTTGTGATGGTCGTATAGCAAGTAACTATAATTAACTATAAGATAAATTAAAGATATTGATACTATCACACATATATCTGCATTTTTAATATGATATCCACCCGAGAATTGTCTCAATATTACAAATGGTATTGCTGCTTTTGCATATTCTAAATAATCTCCAGTAATCAAAGCGATTATAATTAGTGAAACAATAGGAATTATATTTGTGATAATAAATTTTACTGAATACTTAGTCTGAACAAACGATGGCATTTCATCTGGATAATCTCCAACAAGCCATTGGGCCATTTTTATAGAAAATGTATCAATCAATCTCATCTCTCTTTTCTTTCTTGGTCTCTAGTATAAAAATATTTATTAAGCACAAAATCCAGAAGATTATTTCTAGGATTACATTATTAAAGTTATATATATTGATGAACATCAACATAACGCAAGCAGACGTAAGTAAGATCACATTGTTTATTTTGGTAAATTTAATTCGGTAGGTGTAATCGTTAGGCAAGGTTGTGAAGTGTTTTTTGAGTTTTCTTAGCAACAAAGTTACAGATATCAATATTATTGCACTAATTATTTGTAAGGAAGGTCTCAAGAAATCATTATTTTTAATTTCATTAAATCTAATATCGGTCACATACGATGTCACCATTATCAAAAATCCCTGAATTACTGCCTGCCCAACAAACCCCATCAATGTTAATCTTAAAGACGAAAAAACCGATATTCTAAAATACAGTATCAATGATAAAAATAATATCGTTATACTAATCAATGGCTCATAATCTTTTAATGAGTCGTGAGTAGATATATAGTAATTTCCAATCGATATAACTAAAACGGTTAGTAATATCTCTCTCCAATAATTTCTTAATCTGACTTTGAATGATCCGAAGGCAAATATAAAAATTGATAAGCCATCAATCATCGAAAATAGTATGTATAACAAGGCACTTTCCATTTAACTTATACTCCCTCTTGTTAGTTAATTAAGTAAACATATATATATTACTTATAAGTCAATATTACCATGATATTTTTCTATGTCAACTATTAATTACAAATAAAAAAGAACAAGTTTTTCAACTTGTTCCCGCAGGGTATAGTCTGTTTATAGTTTTTAGGTTTAGACAGTCTTTAGATAACCTGTGTACTGAAAGTTCACCGTAATCAAACCTCCGGCACACCTCTAATATTTCTTGTCTTTCAAAAACTCCTCTCTCTTCATATAAGTCTTTTGCATATTTAACCATTCCAGACTTCCTAATGTTTAGAGGTACTAATTCCTTATAATCAAGCCACCTAGATATGTTTTTAATTTTTCGACTCACAAAATTTCTAGGAGCCACTCCAAAATAGGTTGTATTCATATCTGCTGACCTAAATATATACCCATTACTCACCAAAGTTATGTCTCTTGATGATTTCATCTTCACCTGTAGATTTGCATTACTTTTTACGTAGATTGTTTGATTGGCTGCTCTTATCAATAATGTCACTAATTTTTCCGATACTTTCAATTTTCTGATCGTTGTTTCTCCATCTGCATCTAAATTTTTTAAAGTGAGGATATTATTTTCTTGATCAATGTCCGCTAATTGCAATCGAAGTATCTCTGAGTACTCCCTTCCCATCAAACCCTCGAATAATGCTAGAACTAACGCTCTATCTTGTTCGTTTGACAATCTCCCGATTATGTCATTTATTTGTTTTTCGGTATATAAAAATTCTAAACTAGAATCTATAAAACTG
This window encodes:
- a CDS encoding HNH endonuclease signature motif containing protein: MIEELRKCTKCKNSYPASIDYFYKLINRNKKKNINELKLTSWCKTCFIESRKEFQKKNYNEGDQKLKKYHQDRRIEKGEQIRKRERDYSRQHKEMRAEYQKLWQNSQNGKMKARLYMLNRENKKHDIKNEEWNKCKEYFDYCCAYCGMPIEIHRKRIKKDFAREHAINLGANDLSNCIPSCFYCNSEKNISDYTEWYNENNCYYDVNRYQRITKWLETDFKKYISEKRKDL
- a CDS encoding 5' nucleotidase, NT5C type; amino-acid sequence: MAKKRIAVDQDNVIADLVVEWVRRYNNDYNDTLTPEEINAWNWCHITKPECNKKIYDYMDDPELFANLPVIKDSQDVLQELNNTYDIYVVTSPFNINNVVPKHNWLLKHFPFLAPDKFVFTRDKSIIAAEYLIDDKPANLESFSGNKILFDAPHNRDEDRFYRVNNWLEVKDILLDWK
- a CDS encoding dATP/dGTP diphosphohydrolase domain-containing protein translates to MKKVDGVGKDAPTVTNEFGGKQSEVLYRFDLLDPLAMFEMTKVLKYGADKYGADNWRDIPIEEHLNHLIIHAYAYLAGDKSDEHLSHIMCRSMFAQAVEIDSEKVKDFG
- a CDS encoding 3D domain-containing protein, with amino-acid sequence MLEIILSLMFAFALSHSNIQNANEIRESNNTIPIERKIVQTVETENEKEAAKVQPKSIVKTEGKWEIYSVSAYTNGYESTQKHKGEKGYGIQANGKRTVEGSSIACPKSMEFGTGVKIKELDNTYVCSDRGSAITEGKLDIYIEDLDRALDFGRQNLHVQIIKKEVD
- a CDS encoding ATP-binding protein, encoding MSSLDIFNPQVSVVAKGTEGKVILVYGGNALGKTKQSTRFPKPFYLAFEKGLNAIAGVPFAPINSWSDFIKVNKQITGKATIGKAKEMYKTIILDEVETAARYCTKYVCDKYEADSIASGNKGYGLWSEYSTAFWEEIDKMVSSGFTVIFIAHQVVDDTGRAYPKGDKRAIAPVVDNSDIIVHLRSNGVDEKGSVIKSSAYMAETPEFFARSRFDYLVTSLPEFTAEALEAAISKAVEDQEKAEGIKAVSYKEQQKTLESEDLDYDKLRAEIIKLGKKLHSEDKGTIVNEIIEGKLGKGKKVTDFAKGQVEVMAVVLDALKDEVNKSEEIKE
- a CDS encoding accessory gene regulator B family protein, with translation MIDTFSIKMAQWLVGDYPDEMPSFVQTKYSVKFIITNIIPIVSLIIIALITGDYLEYAKAAIPFVILRQFSGGYHIKNADICVIVSISLIYLIVNYSYLLYDHHKVILLVSIMMCLIYSPSKIASKTIVKKENHFIFKVISVAIIIICILIFDIIISTSIFIQSLLLFHIPLREVKRDED